In candidate division KSB1 bacterium, the following proteins share a genomic window:
- a CDS encoding aminotransferase class I/II-fold pyridoxal phosphate-dependent enzyme: protein MSKTLNRRQWLARSSTALGGTLLAGYGGLNLGLIPEVNAAPNSPIRMMFNENPYGPSQAARKAMIKAFNEGNLYSKDAYNTLRKIFAEQVGVTPDHVIITSGSTEVLNVAGLIYGLNQGEIITPHPTYGRLYRYAERIGAKIHKIPLDENVHFDLDGIRKAMNKNVKLVYLCNPNNPTTTITPKDKLRELCEELSKNTCVMVDEAYFDYVTDPQYDTMIDMVKDGHNIIVTRTASKIHGLAGLRVGFGIADPETIKNLARHITGTTNIIGLRAAIASFQDQEFQDFSRQKNLESREIVYKALEKAGRKYLQSHTNFIFFHTGRPIKEFQKAMEQHGIIVGRPFPPYDDWCRVSMAKPEEMKLFASAFEKVMGVEIGIGN from the coding sequence ATGTCTAAAACATTGAATCGCCGGCAATGGCTGGCCCGTAGTAGCACTGCATTAGGAGGGACATTGTTAGCAGGATATGGTGGATTAAACCTTGGACTCATTCCGGAAGTTAACGCCGCTCCAAATTCACCCATTCGAATGATGTTTAATGAAAATCCTTATGGCCCTTCACAAGCAGCTCGTAAAGCGATGATCAAAGCTTTTAATGAAGGGAATCTCTACTCGAAAGATGCCTATAATACCTTAAGGAAAATCTTTGCAGAACAAGTAGGTGTAACTCCGGATCACGTTATCATAACCTCGGGTTCTACTGAAGTTCTGAATGTAGCCGGCTTGATATACGGATTGAACCAGGGTGAGATCATTACTCCGCACCCAACATATGGGCGACTCTATCGCTATGCCGAACGGATCGGAGCCAAGATCCATAAAATTCCACTCGATGAAAATGTACATTTTGATCTGGATGGGATCAGAAAAGCCATGAACAAAAATGTTAAACTGGTTTATTTATGCAATCCCAATAACCCCACCACGACAATCACTCCAAAAGACAAACTGAGAGAACTGTGTGAGGAGCTATCCAAAAATACCTGTGTCATGGTTGATGAAGCCTATTTTGACTATGTGACCGATCCTCAATATGACACCATGATCGACATGGTTAAAGATGGACATAATATTATTGTTACAAGAACAGCCTCCAAAATCCATGGCCTGGCCGGACTTCGTGTAGGCTTTGGCATTGCCGATCCTGAAACCATTAAAAATCTCGCACGTCATATAACCGGCACCACAAATATCATTGGACTGCGAGCCGCTATTGCGAGTTTTCAAGACCAGGAATTCCAGGATTTTAGCCGGCAAAAAAATCTCGAATCCAGGGAAATCGTTTACAAAGCTTTAGAAAAAGCCGGGCGCAAATATTTGCAATCCCATACTAATTTCATCTTTTTCCACACCGGCCGACCCATAAAAGAGTTCCAAAAAGCGATGGAGCAGCACGGCATCATCGTTGGCCGGCCCTTTCCTCCATATGATGATTGGTGCCGGGTGAGCATGGCCAAACCTGAAGAGATGAAGCTTTTTGCCAGTGCTTTTGAGAAGGTAATGGGTGTGGAAATAGGGATTGGGAATTAA